DNA sequence from the Azospirillum thiophilum genome:
GCCAGCGTCACGTTGTGGCGGATGTCGTTGTCGAGCACGAGGCCGTAATGCTTGCGGTCCTCGGTGGCATAGGCAAGGCCGCTGTCCATCGCCTTGCGGATGGTCGACAGGTCGACCTCGCGCCCGCCGAGGAAGGCGCGGCCGCGAATGTTGCGGCCCCAGGAGCGGCCGAACAGGCTCATGGCGAATTCGGTGCGGCCTGCCCCCATCAGCCCGGCGATGCCCACCACTTCGCCCCGGCGCACATGCAGGTCGACGTCCTTGACGACGCGGCGGCCGGGATGGATGGGATGGTCGGCGCTCCAGCCCTTCACCTCGAACAGGATGTCCCTGGAGCGGATGTCGTCGGGATTGCCGGTCCGGCGGGGGTAGCGGTCGGCGAGGTCGCGGCCGACCATGCCCTTGATGATGCGGTCCTGGCTGATCGGGCCGTGGTGGCAGTCCAGCGTCTCGACCGTGGTGCCGTCGCGCAGGATGGTGACGCGGTCGGCGACCTTGGCGATCTCGTTCAGCTTGTGCGAGATCAGGATGGAGGAGATGCCCTGCTCCCGGAAGCGCAGCAGCAGGGCCAGCAGGGCGTCGCTGTCGCTCTCGTTCAGGCTGGCGGTCGGCTCGTCCAGGATCAGCAGCTTGACCTGCTTGGACAGCGCCTTGGCGATCTCCACCAGCTGCTGCTTGCCGACGCCGATGTCGGTGATCAGGGTTTCCGGAGACTCGGTCAGGCCGACCGTGCGCAGCAGCTCGCGCGCCCGCGCGGTGGCGGCGACCCAGTCGATCACGCCACGCCCGAAAAATCCCTTGTGGGCCTGCTCGTTGCCGAGGAACAGGTTCTCGGCGATCGACAGCAGCGGGACCAGCGCCAGCTCCTGGTGGATGATGATGATGCCCAGCGTCTCGCTGTCGGCGATGCCGCGGAAGGAGACCGGCTGCCCGCGGAAGCGGATCTCGCCGTCGTAGCTTCCATGCGGATAGACGCCGCTCAGCACCTTCATCAGCGTCGATTTGCCGGCGCCGTTCTCGCCGATCAGCGCGTGGATCTCGCCCTCGCGGACCGAGAGGTTGACGTCGTCGAGCGCCTTGACGCCCGGAAACGTCTTGGTGATGCCGCGCATCTCAAGAATGCTGTCCATGATACCCCGCTGTCGCCCCGGCGGACACGCCGGGTGAGCGCCGGGGGGAGCGGGCCTTGCCCCCCACCCGGCGCCCGCCTGCTCACTTGATCTGCGATTCCTTGTAGTAGCCGCCGTCGACCAGCACCTGCTTCCAGTTGGAGGCGTCGACGCTGACCGGCTTCAGCAGGTATGACGGAACAACCTTCTTGCCGTTGTCGTAGGTCTTGGTGTCGTTGACCTGCGGGGTGCGGCCGGCCAGCAAATCGTCGACCATGCCGACCGTGATCTTCGCCAGCTCGCGGGTGTCCTTGAAGACGGTGGAGCGCTGCTCGCCCGCCAGGATCGACTTGACCGACTGGACCTCGGCATCCTGGCCGGTCACCACCGGCATCGGCTGCCCCGCCGTGCCGTAGCCGACGCCCTTCAGCGACGAGATGATGCCGATGCTGAGCCCGTCATAGGGCGACAGCACCGCGTCCAGCTTCTTGCCGCTGTAATAGGCGCTCAGCAGGTTGTCCATGCGGGACTGGGCGACCGCGCCGTCCCAGCGCAGGGTGGACACCTTGTCCATGCCGACCTGCCCGCTCTGCACCTTCAGCTTGCCGCTGTCGATGTAGGGCTGAAGCACCGACATGGCGCCGTTGTAGAAGAAATAGGCGTTGTTGTCGTCGGGCGAGCCGCCGAACAGCTCGATGTTGAAGGGGCCCTTGCCCTCCTTCAGCCCGAGCGCCTTTTCGATGTAGGCGGCCTGGAGGACGCCGACCTGGAAATTGTCGAAGGTGGCGTAATAATCGACGTTGGCCGAGCCGCGGATCAGGCGGTCGTAGGCGATGACCTTGACACCCTGCTCCGCCGCCTTCTGCAGCACGTCGGTCAGCGTCGTCCCGTCGATGGCGGCGATCACCAGAACCTTGTCGTTCTTGGTGATCATGTTCTCGATCTGGGCGAGCTGGTTGGGGATGTCGTCCTCGGCATATTGCAGGTCGGTCTTGTAGCCCTTCTCCTGGAAATACTTGACCATGTTGTTGCCGTCGTCGATCCAGCGCGCCGACGACTTGGTCGGCATGGCGATGCCGACGGTCGGCTTGCCCTGCGCCATGGCCGGGGCGGCGGCGCCGGTGGCGACCAGCAGGCCGCAGGCCAGCCCGGCGATGCCGGCCATGAGGAACGACGCCTTGAAATGCCCTTTACGAGACGACATGGACCCGAATCCTCCCAGATTCCGCGACGCGCGCTTGGCCGGACCCGCGTTCCGTGTGGCGGACGGCGTGTGGCGCGATGGTTTGTGCCCCTAGCAATCCCCCGAATTGACATAACTGTCAAATACGAATATTCGCCAGATCGATACGGTTTTATGTATCGGCGGGGGTTGGGGCGGCGGTGGCGGTGGTCGGGTCGGGCAGCCCGCGCATCTTGCGTTCCGACGCCGCGCGCACCGCCGACAGCACCGTGCGGGCGCCCGGCGACAGCGGCCGGTCCTTCAGCCAGAAGATGCCGTAGGGCTCGACGCTGAAGCGCTTGTGGAAGGGCATCACCACGCAGCAGCCGCTGGGGGTGAAGACCCGGGCGAGCGCATGGGCGAAGACGGTGATCGAATCGGTCTCCGCCACCATCGCCATCGAGATGACGGGGGAGGCGCTTTCGATCACCCGGTGCGGCAGCCGGGCGCCCTCGGCGCGGAACAGCGCCTCCACCCGGTCGCGCAGCAGGGTGCCGACCGGCTGGAGAATCCAGGTTGCGTCCGACAGGTCGGCGGCGAGCAGCGGCCGGCCGAGCGCCAGCAGCGGGTTGCGGTCATGGCAGATGAAGCACAGCTCCTCGCTGCTGATCTCCTGATACTCGAAGGCGGTGGGGTCGAAATGGCCGGGCAGCCTGCCGATGGCGAAATCCATCACGCCCTGGTGGACCCGCTCGGCCAGCACGTCGCTGGTCTCCACCGCCACCGCGATCTTCAGGCCGGGATGCTCGCGGGTCAGGCTGCTGATCACCGGCACCACCAGCTCCACCGCCGGGGCCATCACCGTGCCGATGGAGACCCGGCCGCTGTGCCCGGCCAGCAGCGCGTTCAGCTCCTCGCCGGTCTCCTGCAACTCGCTGAGGATCATCCGGGCGTGGCGGATCATCAGGCTGCCGTACCAGTTCGGCTCGATGCCGCGGCCATGGCGGTCGAACAGCTCGATCCCCAGCGTCTCCTCCAGGTCGCCCAGCAGTTTGGAGGCGGCGGGCTGCGACATGGTCAGGCTGGCGGCGGCCCGGTGCAGGTTGCGGTGCTCGTCGAGCGCGGCGAAGAGTTGCAGGTGGCGCAGCTTCAGCCGCGCCTTCTGGAACCAGTTGGGGGGAAAGCGGGGGGGAGTCACGGGAAGGCTGTCTCCGAGCGGGAGGCGGCGCCGGGATACGAGATTTGGTATCGCGATTGCCGATCTTCGTATTGGACGATTATCAAGTGGCCCCTTATCGTTTGGGCCGTCAACAAATTTTCAAAACGACTTTAAAAAACGACGGCCGTGACGGCGGCCGATACGACAAGGGGGGGCGGGGAGGCATGCCGCAGGAAGCGCGTTGCGTCTGGCAGGCACGGGCGTTGCTGGGCGAGGGGCCGCTGTGGTCGCCGCGGCAGGAGGCCGTGTGGTTCGTCGACATCCGCGGATCCCGCATCCTGCGCCACGGGCTGGCCGACGGCGCGCAGGCGGAATGGGCGCTCGATGACGCCGCCTGCTGGCTGGTGGAGAGCGCGGATGGGGATGGTTTCGTCGCCGGCCTGCGCTCGCGCCGGGTGGTGCGGCTGCGGCTGGAGCCCGGCCGGGCCGTGGTGGGGGATGAGCTGGCACGGATCGAGCCGGAGCGGCCGGGCAACCGGCTGAACGACGCCAAGGCCGACGCCCAGGGCCGGCTGTGGGTCGGCAGCATGGACGATGCCGAGGAGGCGCCGGCCGGCAGCCTCTACCGCATCGACGGCGACGGCACCGTCACGCGGGTCGACGAGGGTTATACCGTCGCCAACGGCCCGGCGCTGGCGCCGGACGGGCGCATCCTCTACCACACCGACAGCGCGGCGCGGACCGTCTACGCCTTCGATGTCGGGGACGACGGCGGACTGTCGGGCAAGCGCGTCCACATCCGCTTCGCCGAGGCCGACGGCTATCCCGACGGCATGACCTGCGACGCCGAGGGCGGGCTGTGGATCGCCCATTGGGACGGCGGGCGGGTCAGCCGCTTCCATCCCGACGGCCGGCTGGACCGGGCGATCCCGCTGCCGGCCTCCCGCGTCACCTCCTGCGTCTTCGCCGGCCGGGACCTCGACCGGCTGTTCGTCACCACCGCGGCGCACGGCCGGCCGGAGGAGCCGCTGGCCGGCGCGCTGTTCGAGTGCGATCCGGGCGTCCGCGGCCTGCCCTGCGGCCGGTTCGGCGCCCCGCCATTATGAGTCAGGATCCGTTTTCGATGAAGGACCACACCGCCATGCCGCCCAGCGCCCGCCCCTACCGCGGAGTCTTCCCCGTCGTCCCCACCATCTTCACCGCGGCGGGGGACCTGGATCTCGACGGGCAGAAGCGCTGCGTCGATTTCATGATCGATGCCGGCTCGACCGGGCTGTGCATCCTCGCCAACTTCTCCGAACAGTTCGTGCTGACCGACGACGAGCGCAATGTGCTGATGGAGACCATCCTGGCCCATGTCGCCGGCCGGGTGCCGGTGATCGTCACCACCACCCATTTCAGCACCCGCGCCTGCGCCGGGCGCAGCCGCCGCGCCCAGGATCTGGGCGCCGCGATGGTGATGGTGATGCCGCCCTACCATGGTGCCACCATCCGCGTGCCCGAGGCCGGCATCGTCGAGTTCTTCCAAAGGGTGTCCGACGCCATCGACATCCCGATCATGATCCAGGACGCCCCCGTCAGCGGCACCGCGCTGCCGGCGCCGCTGCTGGCCCGGATGGCGCGCGAGATCGCCCAGGTCTCCTATTTCAAGATCGAGGTGCCGCAGGCCGCCGCCAAGCTGCGCACCCTGATCGAGCTGGGCGGCGACGCCATCGAAGGGCCGTGGGACGGCGAGGAGGCGATCACCCTGCTGGCCGACCTCGACGCCGGGGCGACGGGGGCGATGACCGGCGGCGGCTATCCGGACGGCATCCGGCAGATCGTCGACCCGTATCTGGCGGGAGACCGCGAGGCGGCGGTGGCGGCCTATGGGCGCTGGCTGCCGCTGATCAACCACGAGAACCGCCAGTGCGGCATCGCCACCGCCAAGATCCTGATGAAGGAGGGCGGGGTCATCGCGTCCGACGCGATGCGCCACCCGGTGGCCGATCCGCACCCGATCAGCCGCGAAGGCCTGCTGGATGCGGCGCGGCGGCTCGATCCGCTGGTGCTGCGCTGGGGGCGGTGAGGGGTTGCAGCGGTGCCCCCTCCCCATCCCTCCCCCGCTTCGCGGGAGAGGGGGCGGGATGCTTGGCGGGGAGTATGCAACGGAGCGGCGGCAGTCCCCTCTCCCGCAAAGCGGGGGAGGGTTAGGGAGGGGGCAAAACGCCCCCATCAAGGAGAGACACCCCATGACCATCACCGGCGAGATGCTGATCGGTGCCGAGAGCCATCGCGGCGGCCAGGGCGAAGTCCGCGCCGTCGACCCCGCCAGCGGCGCGGCGCTCGACCCCGTCTATGGCGGCGGCGGCGCGGCCGAGGTGGAGCGTGCCTGCGCGCTGGCCTGGGCCGCCTTCGACGCCTTCCGCGAAACCGGGCTGGAGCAGCGCGTCGCCTTCCTGGAAGCCGTCGCCCAGGCCATCCTCGACATTGGCGACGCGCTGATCGTCCGCGCCATGGCCGAGAGCGGGCTGCCGCGGGCGCGGCTGGAGGGCGAGCGCGGCCGCACCGTCGGCCAGCTCCGCCTGTTCGCCCAGGTGGTGCGCGAGGGAAGCTGGATCGAGGCGCGCATCGATCCGGCCATGCCGGGCCGCACCCCGCTGCCGCGCGCCGACATCCGCCAGCGCCATATCCCGCTGGGGCCGGTCGCGGTGTTCGGCGCGTCGAACTTCCCGCTCGCCTTCTCGGTGGCCGGTGGCGACACCGCCTCGGCATTCGCCGCCGGCTGTCCGGTGGTGGTCAAGGGGCACAACGCCCATCCCGGAACCTCCGAACTGGTCGGCCGCGCCATCCGGGCGGCGGTGGCGGATTGCGGCCTGCCCGAGGGCGTGTTCTCGCTGCTGTTCGGCACCGGCACCGAGATCGGCACGGCGCTGGTGGCCGACCCTAGGATCAAGGCGGTCGGCTTCACCGGCTCGCGCCGTGGCGGGCTGGCGCTGATGGAGGTGGCGGCCAGGCGGCCGGAGCCGATCCCGGTCTATGCCGAGATGAGCAGCATCAACCCGGTGTTCCTGATGCCCGCCGCGCTGGCCGCAAGGGCCGAGGCGCTGGGCGCGGGCTTCGTCGCTTCGCTGACCATGGGGGCCGGGCAGTTCTGCACCAATCCCGGCATCCTGCTCGGCATCGAGGGGCCGGACCTCGACCGCTTCGCCGCGGCGGCGGTGGCGGCGCTCGGCGGCAGCACCGCCGCGACCATGCTGACGCCAGGCATCCATGCCGCCTATGACGACGGGGTGACGGCGCTGGCCGGCAGCGGGGCGGTGACCACGCTGGCGCGCGGGCTGGCCTGCAACGGGCCGAACCAGGCGCAGGCGGCCTTCTTCAGCACCACTGCGGAGGCGTTCCTGGCCGACACCCGCTTGCAGGAGGAGGTGTTCGGTGCCGCGTCGCTGCTGATCCGTTGCCCGGACGCGGCGGCGATGGGGACGGTTGCCGAGCGGCTGGAGGGGCAGCTGACCGCGACGCTGCAGATGGAGGCGGCGGACGAGGCCGCGGTGGCGGCGCTGATCCCGGTGCTGGAGCGCAAGGCCGGCCGCATCCTGGCCAACGGCTGGCCGACCGGGGTGGAGGTGTGCCACGCGATGGTGCATGGCGGCCCGTTCCCGGCGACGTCGGACAGCCGCTCGACCTCGGTCGGGACGCTGGCGATCCGGCGCTTCCTGCGCCCGGTCTGCTACCAGGATCTGCCGGCGGGGCTGCTGCCGGAGGCCTTGCACGACGGCAACCCGCTGGGGCTGTGGCGGCGGGTCGACGGGACGCTCGGCCGGGACTGAGGATTTTCACACCGATCCGGTAACGCCGCGTCAGGGGGGAGCGCTGACGCGGACGGGGCCGTGCGCCCGTCTTCCGGGCACGGCCAACAGGGGCGCTCCCACCCAGGACCCTGCCAAGGGACTGATAAAAAACAACAAGCCAACATCACTTGAGGAAACGCAAATGGTCAGATCCACATTGCTGCTTGGCGCAGCCACCCTGTCGCTCGTCTCCGCCATGGCGCTGTCCGCCCCGGCCTTCGCCCAGGCGAAGTTCGACGTCACGCTGGGCGCCGACGTCTATTTCGAGGCCGGCTATGTCGACCAGGACCGCGACAGCGGCCTGCGCAACACCGAGTTCCGCAACCGCTACCGCCTGCTGGTGACGCCGAAGGCCAAGGCCGACAACGGGCTGGAATATGGCGCCCGCCTGCGCCTGCTGGCCGAGAACGGCGCCGGGAATGCCCGCACCACCACCAACGACCGTGCCTTCATCTTCGTCAACGGCAGCTTCGGCGTCTTCCATCTCGGCGTGGAGAACGGCCCGTCCGACGACAGCGGCGTCTTCGCCCCGTCCGACTGGGGAACCGGCGGCGTCGACGGCTCCTTCCCGTCCTGGCTCGGCGACAGCGGCGCCAACGCCCCGATCACCATCGCCAACATCCGCGCCCTGATCTCCGGCAACAGCGCCACCCGCGCCTCCTACTGGACGCCGGAGATCGCCGGCTTCAAGCTCGGCGTCTCCTACCAGCCGGATTCCGAAAGCAGCAACACCGACGTCAACCGCCGCAAGGTCAGCCTGCCGACGGCCAACCGCACCGGCGCCTATCACGACGTCTACGAGGTCGGCGGCACCTATTCCAACAGCGTCGGCGGGGCGACGGTCAATGCCAGCCTGTTCTATCTCGGCGGCAAGGCCAAGGATTCCAGCGTCTCGGCGGCGACCTTCGACGATTTGTCCTCGACCCATGCCGGCCTGTCCGTGGCCTATGGCGGGCTGAAGGTCGGCGGCAGCTATGCCTGGTCGGGCGACAGCGGCTATGCCAAGTCCGGCACCGCCGGCATCGTCAGCCGCGAGAAGCAGGATGTGTGGACGGCCGGCGCGCAATACACCTTCGGGCCGACGACGCTCGGCGTCGGCTATCTGAACGCCCGCGATGCCGGCGACCTGACGGTGCGCGGCCGCACCAAGTTCGAGCTGATCTCCGTCGGCGCCAAATATGTCGTCGCCCCTGGTTTCAGCATCAACCCGGAATACAACCACTTCAAGCTCAGCTCCGACGTCGCCGCCAACAGCGACAAGGGAGACATCTTCCTGATCCAGACCAATTTCGCATTCTGACCGCTTCGCACCGCCGCGGCGTTTCCTCCATCCCGCCGCGGCGGCGCGTCCCGGCGCGCTCTCCCTCGGGTGCGTCGGCCCCGGACCGTCCCGGGCGCTCATTGCAGGGCGTCCTTCCGGGCAACCGGGGTCACCTCGCGGCCGGGCGGCTTCCCGCCGTCCGGCCGTTTCTTTGCGCGGACATATCCTTTTCAGCATCGGACCGGCCAAGAATCATATTGGACAGTTATGGTTCCCGGCACTTAATGTAGACGATACGAACAAATCGGACCGGGCGGCGGTCCCCTTCTTTCCGCGCCCCGTCCAGCGGCCTGCCCCTTTCAAAAAGCACGGCACAATCCTTCAGGGAGTGAAACGGATGTCCAGGAGTTGGGTGAATTCCGCCGCCACCAGGGCCGCCACCAGGGCCGCCACCAGGGCCGCCGCCACCGCCATGGCCGCCGCCGCGGCGCTGCTGATCGGTCTCGGCACCGTCCAGGCCGCCGACGGCAAGAAGCTGGTGGTCGGCTTCTCGCAGATCGGCTCGGAGTCCGGCTGGCGTGCCGCCGAGACCAAGACCGCCAAGGCCGAAGCTGACAAGCGCGGCATCGAGCTGAAGATCTCCGACGCCCAGCAGAAGCAGGAGAACCAGATCAAGGCAGTGCGCTCCTTCGTCGCCCAGGGCGTCGACGCCATCTTCATCGCGCCGGTGGTGGCGACCGGCTGGGATTCGGTGCTGAAGGAGGCCAAGGAGGCGAAGATCCCGGTCATGCTGCTCGACCGCCAGATCGAGACCAAGGACCAGAGCCTCTACATGACCGCCGTCACCTCGGACACCGTGCATGAGGGCCGGGTGGCCGGCGAATGGCTGGCCAAGCAGACCGGCGGCAAGTGCGCGGTGGTGGAACTGCAGGGCACGGTGGGCTCGTCGCCCACCATCAACCGCAAGAAGGGCTTCGACGAGGTCGTCGCCAAGAACCCCGGCATGAAGATCGTCCGCACCCAGTCCGGCGACTTCACCCGCGCCAAGGGCAAGGAGGTGATGGAGAGCTTCATCAAGGCCGAGAACGGCGGCAAGGGCATCTGTGCCGTCTACGCCCACAACGACGACATGGCGGTCGGCGCCATCCAGGCGATCAAGGAAGCCGGGCTGAAGCCGGGTAAGGACATCCTGGTCGTCTCGATCGACGGCGTGCCCGACATCTTCAAGGCGATGGCCGAGGGCGAGGCGAACGCCACGGTGGAGCTGACGCCGAACATGGCCGGCCCGGCCTATGACGCGCTGATCGCCTTCAAGAAGGACGGCAAGGCGCCGCCGAAATGGATCCAGACCCAGTCGGCGCTGTTCACCCCCGACACCGCCAAGGCCGAGTATGAGCGCCGCAAGGACGCCTACTGATCGGGGGGTGAGGGGCCGGGAGAGTTCCCTCTCCCGTCCCGGGAGAGGGAAGGGGCCCGCCGCGAAGCGGTGGGAAGGGTGAGGGGCCAGGCACGAAG
Encoded proteins:
- the mmsA gene encoding multiple monosaccharide ABC transporter ATP-binding protein: MDSILEMRGITKTFPGVKALDDVNLSVREGEIHALIGENGAGKSTLMKVLSGVYPHGSYDGEIRFRGQPVSFRGIADSETLGIIIIHQELALVPLLSIAENLFLGNEQAHKGFFGRGVIDWVAATARARELLRTVGLTESPETLITDIGVGKQQLVEIAKALSKQVKLLILDEPTASLNESDSDALLALLLRFREQGISSILISHKLNEIAKVADRVTILRDGTTVETLDCHHGPISQDRIIKGMVGRDLADRYPRRTGNPDDIRSRDILFEVKGWSADHPIHPGRRVVKDVDLHVRRGEVVGIAGLMGAGRTEFAMSLFGRSWGRNIRGRAFLGGREVDLSTIRKAMDSGLAYATEDRKHYGLVLDNDIRHNVTLANLDGVAKRGVIHHEREIEVANDFRRRLRIRCSDVFQHTVNLSGGNQQKVVLSKWLFADPQVLILDEPTRGIDVGAKYEIYTIVNQLVAEGRGVILISSELPELLGVADRIYVMNEGALVAEMPAAEASQEKIMHAIMSSSSRGASINAAANPAGESLQ
- the chvE gene encoding multiple monosaccharide ABC transporter substrate-binding protein, with amino-acid sequence MSSRKGHFKASFLMAGIAGLACGLLVATGAAAPAMAQGKPTVGIAMPTKSSARWIDDGNNMVKYFQEKGYKTDLQYAEDDIPNQLAQIENMITKNDKVLVIAAIDGTTLTDVLQKAAEQGVKVIAYDRLIRGSANVDYYATFDNFQVGVLQAAYIEKALGLKEGKGPFNIELFGGSPDDNNAYFFYNGAMSVLQPYIDSGKLKVQSGQVGMDKVSTLRWDGAVAQSRMDNLLSAYYSGKKLDAVLSPYDGLSIGIISSLKGVGYGTAGQPMPVVTGQDAEVQSVKSILAGEQRSTVFKDTRELAKITVGMVDDLLAGRTPQVNDTKTYDNGKKVVPSYLLKPVSVDASNWKQVLVDGGYYKESQIK
- a CDS encoding LysR family transcriptional regulator, producing MTPPRFPPNWFQKARLKLRHLQLFAALDEHRNLHRAAASLTMSQPAASKLLGDLEETLGIELFDRHGRGIEPNWYGSLMIRHARMILSELQETGEELNALLAGHSGRVSIGTVMAPAVELVVPVISSLTREHPGLKIAVAVETSDVLAERVHQGVMDFAIGRLPGHFDPTAFEYQEISSEELCFICHDRNPLLALGRPLLAADLSDATWILQPVGTLLRDRVEALFRAEGARLPHRVIESASPVISMAMVAETDSITVFAHALARVFTPSGCCVVMPFHKRFSVEPYGIFWLKDRPLSPGARTVLSAVRAASERKMRGLPDPTTATAAPTPADT
- a CDS encoding SMP-30/gluconolactonase/LRE family protein, whose protein sequence is MPQEARCVWQARALLGEGPLWSPRQEAVWFVDIRGSRILRHGLADGAQAEWALDDAACWLVESADGDGFVAGLRSRRVVRLRLEPGRAVVGDELARIEPERPGNRLNDAKADAQGRLWVGSMDDAEEAPAGSLYRIDGDGTVTRVDEGYTVANGPALAPDGRILYHTDSAARTVYAFDVGDDGGLSGKRVHIRFAEADGYPDGMTCDAEGGLWIAHWDGGRVSRFHPDGRLDRAIPLPASRVTSCVFAGRDLDRLFVTTAAHGRPEEPLAGALFECDPGVRGLPCGRFGAPPL
- a CDS encoding dihydrodipicolinate synthase family protein, producing the protein MKDHTAMPPSARPYRGVFPVVPTIFTAAGDLDLDGQKRCVDFMIDAGSTGLCILANFSEQFVLTDDERNVLMETILAHVAGRVPVIVTTTHFSTRACAGRSRRAQDLGAAMVMVMPPYHGATIRVPEAGIVEFFQRVSDAIDIPIMIQDAPVSGTALPAPLLARMAREIAQVSYFKIEVPQAAAKLRTLIELGGDAIEGPWDGEEAITLLADLDAGATGAMTGGGYPDGIRQIVDPYLAGDREAAVAAYGRWLPLINHENRQCGIATAKILMKEGGVIASDAMRHPVADPHPISREGLLDAARRLDPLVLRWGR
- a CDS encoding aldehyde dehydrogenase (NADP(+)) produces the protein MTITGEMLIGAESHRGGQGEVRAVDPASGAALDPVYGGGGAAEVERACALAWAAFDAFRETGLEQRVAFLEAVAQAILDIGDALIVRAMAESGLPRARLEGERGRTVGQLRLFAQVVREGSWIEARIDPAMPGRTPLPRADIRQRHIPLGPVAVFGASNFPLAFSVAGGDTASAFAAGCPVVVKGHNAHPGTSELVGRAIRAAVADCGLPEGVFSLLFGTGTEIGTALVADPRIKAVGFTGSRRGGLALMEVAARRPEPIPVYAEMSSINPVFLMPAALAARAEALGAGFVASLTMGAGQFCTNPGILLGIEGPDLDRFAAAAVAALGGSTAATMLTPGIHAAYDDGVTALAGSGAVTTLARGLACNGPNQAQAAFFSTTAEAFLADTRLQEEVFGAASLLIRCPDAAAMGTVAERLEGQLTATLQMEAADEAAVAALIPVLERKAGRILANGWPTGVEVCHAMVHGGPFPATSDSRSTSVGTLAIRRFLRPVCYQDLPAGLLPEALHDGNPLGLWRRVDGTLGRD
- a CDS encoding porin, with the protein product MVRSTLLLGAATLSLVSAMALSAPAFAQAKFDVTLGADVYFEAGYVDQDRDSGLRNTEFRNRYRLLVTPKAKADNGLEYGARLRLLAENGAGNARTTTNDRAFIFVNGSFGVFHLGVENGPSDDSGVFAPSDWGTGGVDGSFPSWLGDSGANAPITIANIRALISGNSATRASYWTPEIAGFKLGVSYQPDSESSNTDVNRRKVSLPTANRTGAYHDVYEVGGTYSNSVGGATVNASLFYLGGKAKDSSVSAATFDDLSSTHAGLSVAYGGLKVGGSYAWSGDSGYAKSGTAGIVSREKQDVWTAGAQYTFGPTTLGVGYLNARDAGDLTVRGRTKFELISVGAKYVVAPGFSINPEYNHFKLSSDVAANSDKGDIFLIQTNFAF
- the ytfQ gene encoding galactofuranose ABC transporter, galactofuranose-binding protein YtfQ is translated as MSRSWVNSAATRAATRAATRAAATAMAAAAALLIGLGTVQAADGKKLVVGFSQIGSESGWRAAETKTAKAEADKRGIELKISDAQQKQENQIKAVRSFVAQGVDAIFIAPVVATGWDSVLKEAKEAKIPVMLLDRQIETKDQSLYMTAVTSDTVHEGRVAGEWLAKQTGGKCAVVELQGTVGSSPTINRKKGFDEVVAKNPGMKIVRTQSGDFTRAKGKEVMESFIKAENGGKGICAVYAHNDDMAVGAIQAIKEAGLKPGKDILVVSIDGVPDIFKAMAEGEANATVELTPNMAGPAYDALIAFKKDGKAPPKWIQTQSALFTPDTAKAEYERRKDAY